The Anabaena sp. PCC 7108 region ATTTCTGAAATAGGAAGTATGGGAAATAATGATAAGAAATCAATTAAAAGTAACTTGAGAATTTTGTTGATGCACCTTTTGAAATGGCAATATCAACCAGAAAAACGGACAAATAGCTGGCGTACAACCATTAAAGAACATCGTAACCGTTTAGAAGATGATTTCGCAGCTAGTCCGAGTTTAAAGAATTATTTTTTAGAAGTGTTTAATGAATGTTATCAAAAAGCGAGAGATTTAGCAGCATCAGAAACAGGTTTATCTATCTCTGTTTTTCCACTAGAATGTCCTTTTGATCCTAATTTAGTTCTCAAGTCTGATTTTTTTCCAGAATAATTTTAAAAGCCAAATACATAACTAATTGTACAGTATCTATCGGGCGGTGGTGTAGTTTGTAGAAGAGATA contains the following coding sequences:
- a CDS encoding DUF29 family protein; translated protein: MNYALVFRREVGEELDEAYNWYQNLYFPIYDKLLINPCYNNEVFMKNILTSLSSSLYNQDFHLWIESTIEILQQKRFAELDIENLISEIGSMGNNDKKSIKSNLRILLMHLLKWQYQPEKRTNSWRTTIKEHRNRLEDDFAASPSLKNYFLEVFNECYQKARDLAASETGLSISVFPLECPFDPNLVLKSDFFPE